The Columba livia isolate bColLiv1 breed racing homer chromosome W, bColLiv1.pat.W.v2, whole genome shotgun sequence genome window below encodes:
- the LOC135577080 gene encoding uncharacterized protein LOC135577080, translated as MTLEISSTGHVLADVNGKSVSFLDTGATLSLLNFDVPQTSQEMIAIKGVTGSVLNHALSKPLPVTLGDKVTWARFIVAPGAPTSLLGRDLLQEFGTQLTYGKGKAKLIFIGSVFTLDHTPKKEVAIPWELRNVPSGLWSRTTKDIGLLKSALPVVIKTKGGPPPAIKQYPIPAVALPSLRKQIQTFLDEGILKPIMSPFNTPILPVSKNRLDEDGDPEYRFVQDLRAINGYVEAPHPVVPDPSLILTEIPSWAHWYTVLDLTGAFFSIPVAEESQPLFAFTWEGRQLTWTRLPQGFTASPTLFSQILKYDLQDIELPNKSALIQYVDDLLVASRTREACAIDTEHLCIRLYHKGHRASLAKLQFCEPEVKYLGFVLAGGVRKIDPDRINAILQITPPVTKKQMRAFLGQAGFCRPWILGFSELARPLIETTKDKAPEPIVWTPELSDAFASLKQALVTAPALGLPNYSKPFTLYATEKGGIAKGVLVQPHGPYERPVGYYSVALDPVIKGSPHCLRSVAAAAELVEKVRPLVLGHKLIVAVPHEVELLLTRYATKSLSPQRTHRYEAILLLTDNISLKRSKPLNPSTLLPEVHLSNDPHDCVQFVTTYSKTREDLQDVPLAHPDLNLFTDGSSYYLHGKRFTGFAVATENRVLFAEPLSPALGAQAAELIALTRAATFAKGLRVNIYTDSKYAFGICHSVGALWKERVFLTSAGRTIAHGQLIHDLLLAIQEPREIAVIYIPAHTKRLDSFAHGNALADSAARAAAVHDASPATIVVATLLPFPVGPALYDELDEEELNKWKRWEATQQDGIWKLGDKPLLPMRYVLPLTRWIHDRTHGGPEAVASKIQQLWAAPGVYSAAKRLTDSCTLCKKYGVTKVTTVPGKRPRAYFPFQKLQIDFTELPPSMGYKYILVIVDQLSHWVEAFPTRKNDSKIVVKTCFVISFRGCLSHALPSTIFWSGRADESHY; from the exons ATGACCTTAGAAATTTCCTCTACAGGCCATGTCTTAGCTGATGTTAATGGAAAATCAGTCTCTTTCTTAGATACTGGGGCTACACTCTCGCTTCTCAACTTTGATGTGCCACAAACATCGCAGGAAATGATTGCTATCAAGGGTGTTACAGGCTCTGTGCTTAACCATGCTCTCTCTAAACCACTCCCTGTTACTTTAGGCGATAAAGTTACATGGGCTCGCTTTATTGTTGCACCGGGGGCACCGACTTCTTTGCTGGGACGAGATCTCTTACAAGAGTTTGGTACTCAATTGACCTATGGTAAAGGTAaagctaaattgatttttattggaaGTGTTTTCACTCTAGATCATACTCCGAAGAAAGAAGTGGCCATTCCCTGGGAATTGAGGAATGTCCCTTCTGGACTTTGGAGTCGTACAACTAAAGATATTGGTCTTTTGAAGTCTGCGCTGCCGGTTGTTATTAAAACTAAAGGTGGTCCCCCTCCTGCTATTAAGCAATATCCAATACCAGCTGTTGCATTACCGAGTTTgcgaaaacaaattcaaaccttTCTCGATGAAGGGATTCTAAAACCTATTATGAGTCCATTTAATACCCCAATTCTTCCAGTTAGTAAAAATCGACTAGATGAGGATGGAGATCCTGAGTACCGTTTTGTACAAGATTTACGGGCTATCAACGGTTATGTTGAAGCTCCGCACCCAGTTGTACCAGatccaagtttaattttaaccGAAATTCCATCTTGGGCGCACTGGTACACTGTTTTAGATCTGACAGGAGCTTTCTTTAGCATACCtgtagcagaagaaagccaacctttgtttgccttcacttgGGAAGGTCGCCAATTGACTTGGACTCGGCTCCCTCAAGGCTTTACTGCTTCCCCTACCTTGTTTTCGCAAATTCTCAAATATGATCTCCAAGATATTGAATTGCCAAACAAATCTGCACTGATTCAATATGTTGATGATTTGCTTGTTGCTAGCCGAACTCGGGAGGCCTGTGCAATTGATACAGAGCACCTTTGCATTCGACTATATCATAAGGGTCATCGTGCCTCATTAGCTAAGTTACAATTCTGTGAaccagaggtaaaatatttgggctttgttttagcaGGAGGAGTTCGAAAGATTGATCCCGACAGAATCAATGCTATTCTTCAAATTACACCACctgttactaaaaaacaaatgagagcttTCCTTGGCCAAGCTGGGTTCTGTCGACCATGGATTTTAGGGTTTAGCGAACTAGCTAGACCACTTATTGAAACTACAAAGGACAAAGCTCCAGAGCCAATTGTCTGGACGCCAGAATTGTCCGATGCCTTTGCATCTTTGAAGCAAGCCTTAGTCACAGCCCCAGCTTTAGGCCTGCCAAATTACTCAAAACCTTTCACTTTGTATGCTACCGAGAAGGGTGGCATTGCAAAGGGGGTCCTAGTACAACCTCATGGACCCTATGAAAGACCTGTGGGTTATTATTCAGTTGCTCTTGACCCAGTTATCAAAGGGTCGCCACATTGCCTTAGATCAGTAGCAGCAGCTGCGGAATTAGTGGAAAAAGTTCGCCCACTTGTTCTGGGTCACAAATTGATTGTTGCCGTGCCTCATGAAGTTGAACTTTTACTAACCCGATATGCTACCAAGTCTCTCTCACCGCAGCGCACACATCGATACGAAGCCATCCTGTTACTGACTGATAATATCTCTTTAAAACGGTCAAAACCCTTAAACCCATCTACCCTTCTACCTGAGGTGCACCTTTCCAATGACCCACACGACTGTGTGCAATTCGTCACcacttattctaaaaccagagaagatttGCAAGATGTTCCTCTCGCCCACCCTGACCTTAacctgttcacagatggatcaaGTTACTATCTGCATGGTAAGcgttttactggttttgctgttgccacTGAAAATCGCGTACTTTTTGCTGAAcctctctctccagcacttgGAGCACAAGCCGCAGAACTAATTGCCTTGACTCGTGCTGCAACGTTTGCTAAAGGTCTCCGAGTTAATATCTATACAGACTCTAAGTACGCTTTTGGCATTTGTCATTCTGTTGGCGCACTTTGGAAAGAACGCGTTTTTTTGACCTCCGCCGGTCGTACTATTGCTCATGGACAATTAATTCATGATTTGCTGCTCGCTATCCAGGAACCACgagaaattgctgttatttacaTTCCTGCTCATACTAAACGCCTTGATTCTTTCGCTCATGGCAACGCCTTGGCCGACTCCGCGGCGAGAGCGGCAGCAGTCCACGATGCATCTCCTGCTACAATTGTGGTTgctacccttcttccttttcccgtTGGTCCTGCCCTTTATGATGAACTGGATGAAGAAGAGCTCAACAAATGGAAACGCTGGGAAGCAACGCAACAGGACGGCATCTGGAAACTAGGTGATAAACCCTTATTGCCTATGAGGTATGTCCTTCCTCTAACTCGCTGGATTCACGATCGTACTCATGGGGGGCCTGAAGCTGTAGCTTCTAAAATCCAACAGTTGTGGGCAGCGCCTGGAGTTTACAGTGCTGCGAAACGCCTGACTGACTCTTGTActctttgcaagaaatatgGGGTCACAAAGGTCACAACAGTCCCTGGCAAGCGTCCGCGTGCTTACTTTCCTTTTCAGAAACTGCAAATTGATTTCACAGAACTCCCCCCTTCTATGGGATATAAGTACATTCTTGTTATTGTTGATCAACTTTCGCACTGGGTGGAAGCCTTTCCTACTCGCAAGAACGATTCGAAAATTGTGGTTAAGACCTGCTTCGTGATATCATTCCGAG GCTGCCTTTCACATGCCCTACCATCCACAATCTTCTGGTCAGGTAGAGCGGATGAATCGCACTATTAA